A DNA window from Miscanthus floridulus cultivar M001 unplaced genomic scaffold, ASM1932011v1 fs_660_1_2, whole genome shotgun sequence contains the following coding sequences:
- the LOC136532564 gene encoding uncharacterized protein — protein sequence MREMMFCGTGSFKDVDKEEGAAGAGAGGGKPVAKAKTKAGGKAKQGKNNNPYASRGLDKFSVVLSELESKREKILRRVGSDVDADHLMVRFVQSEKKGWVPIVVKLPHEEEQQAADGAKKKQSKQASKPASQSSTPPTEPSSPKEDPVAVQAKATVPPAKKSKAGGVRWSWAWGRKMMRPCHYWPLAMTLLLLCLVVFGRVFAICCTSIWWYLLPILSGEEALSTGRSPATKPRKDVSFKAGDKLAVAPPNSHGKRSSSAGAAHEMISPRSHAHRKKG from the coding sequence ATGCGAGAAATGATGTTCTGTGGCACGGGCAGCTTCAAGGACGTCGACAAGGAGGAGGGcgcggccggcgccggcgccggcggtgggAAGCCGGTCGCCAAGGCGAAGACGAAGGCGGGCGGCAAGGCGAAGCAGGGGAAGAACAACAACCCCTACGCGTCGCGGGGGCTGGACAAGTTCTCCGTCGTGCTGTCCGAGCTGGAGTCCAAGCGGGAGAAGATCCTGCGGCGCGTCGGCTCGGACGTCGACGCCGACCATCTCATGGTCCGGTTCGTGCAGTCGGAGAAAAAAGGGTGGGTGCCCATCGTCGTCAAGCTCCCGcacgaggaggagcagcaggctgCCGACGGCGCCAAGAAGAAGCAGAGCAAGCAGGCCAGCAAGCCGGCCTCGCAGTCGTCGACGCCGCCCACGGAGCCTTCCAGCCCCAAGGAAGACCCCGTGGCGGTGCAGGCGAAGGCAACCGTGCCGCCGGCGAAGAAGAGTAAGGCCGGCGGCGTGCGGTGGTCCTGGGCCTGGGGAAGGAAGATGATGAGGCCGTGCCATTACTGGCCGCTGGCCAtgacgctgctgctgctgtgcctcgtGGTGTTCGGGAGGGTGTTCGCCATCTGCTGCACCTCCATTTGGTGGTACCTCTTGCCCATCTTGAGCGGGGAGGAAGCCCTGAGCACGGGGAGATCACCGGCGACGAAGCCCCGCAAGGATGTGAGCTTCAAGGCCGGCGACAAACTAGCGGTGGCGCCGCCTAATTCGCATGGCAAGAGGAGCAGCAGCGCTGGCGCCGCTCATGAGATGATTTCACCGAGAAGCCATGCACATCGAAAGAAGGGGTAA